A portion of the Juglans microcarpa x Juglans regia isolate MS1-56 chromosome 1D, Jm3101_v1.0, whole genome shotgun sequence genome contains these proteins:
- the LOC121257138 gene encoding LOW QUALITY PROTEIN: LRR receptor-like serine/threonine-protein kinase RGI1 (The sequence of the model RefSeq protein was modified relative to this genomic sequence to represent the inferred CDS: inserted 1 base in 1 codon) yields the protein MSSMPSSRQSFFSSFYNPSSSSSTFFFFLFLIALLYTPASTANHEASILFSWLHSSTSPPPSSFSNWNILDTNPCNWTSITCSPQGLVTEISIHSVQLELPLPSNLSSFRALHKLVISDANLTGTVPAEIGDCIGLETIDLGSNSLFGSIPPSIGNLQNLEDLILNSNKLTGKIPVELCSCTRLKNLLLFDNLLGGSIPSEIGRLSSLEILRTGGNKDVTGKIPDELGDCSNLTVLGLADTRISGSLPASLGGLSKLQTLSIYTTMVSGEIPSEIGNCSELVNLFLYENSLSGSIPPELGKLKKLEQLMLWQNSLVGVIPEEIGNCSSLKMIDISLNSLSGTIPLTLGGLSELQDFMISNNNVSGFIPSNLSNATNLLQLQFDTNQISGLIPPELGMLSNLTVFFAWDNQLEGSIPSTLDSCRNLEALDLSHNALTGSIPPGLFQLQNLTKLLLISNDISGSIPPEIGNCSSLVRLRLGSNRIAGGIPNTIGNLRRLNFLDLAGNRLSGSVPDEIGSCTELQMIDLSNNILEGPTPNSFSSLSGLQVLDISSNKISGQIPASFGRLVSLNKLILSRNSFSGLIPPSLGLCSSLQLLDLSNNELTGGIPTELGRIEALEIALNLSYNGLTGPIPTQISALNKLSILDLSHNKLEGDLNPLSGLVNLVSLNISYNNFTGYLPDNKLFRQLSLMDLAGNQGLCSSRHDSCFLGDVGRTGLARNEDDLRRSRKLKLAIALLITLTVAMLVMGMTAVIRARRSIRNDDDSELGDLWPWQFTPFQKLSFSVDQVLRCLIDANVIGKGCSGVVYRADMDNGEVIAVKKLWPSTTAGADDCNDDKCGVRDSFSAEVKTLGSIRHKNIVRFLGCCWNRNTRLLMYDYMPNGSLGSLLHERTGNALEWELRYQILLGAAQGLAYLHHDCAPPIVHRDIKANNILIGLEFEPYIADFGLAKLVEDGDFARSSNTVAGSYGYIAPEYGYMMKITEKSDVYSFGVVVLEVLTGKQPIDPTIPEGIHLVDWVRXKRGGIEVLDPSLLSRPESDIEEMMQALGIAILCVNSSPDERPTMKDVAAMFKEIKHEREEYAKVDALLIKGSPVSNVQENKNSSGVPATSSSRPAMQSLLSKSNNTSFSASSLLYSSSSGAKI from the exons GAAGCCTCCATTCTCTTCTCTTGGCTCCACAGCTCCACTTCCCCACCACCGTCGTCTTTCTCCAACTGGAACATACTTGACACCAACCCATGTAATTGGACGTCCATAACATGCTCCCCACAAGGGTTAGTCACCGAAATTAGTATACATTCTGTTCAGCTCGAGCTTCCATTGCCTTCCAATCTCTCTTCCTTTCGCGCTCTTCATAAACTGGTTATATCTGATGCCAATCTCACCGGAACCGTCCCAGCTGAGATTGGTGATTGCATTGGACTTGAAACCATAGACCTTGGATCAAATAGTCTTTTTGGCTCAATCCCTCCAAGCATAGGCAATCTCCAAAACCTCGAGGACTTGATATTGAACTCCAACAAACTCACTGGGAAAATCCCAGTTGAGCTATGCAGCTGCACAAGGCTAAAAAACCTCCTGCTTTTCGATAATCTGCTAGGCGGGTCAATCCCCTCCGAGATTGGCAGATTGTCGAGCCTTGAAATTTTACGAACAGGCGGAAACAAGGACGTTACTGGGAAAATCCCTGATGAGCTTGGAGACTGCAGCAATTTGACAGTGTTGGGGCTGGCTGATACCAGAATTTCAGGCTCTTTACCGGCCTCATTAGGTGGGCTTAGCAAGCTTCAGACTTTGTCAATCTACACTACAATGGTCTCTGGTGAAATACCTTCTGAAATAGGTAACTGCTCTGAGCTTGTAAACTTGTTTCTTTATGAAAATAGCCTCTCTGGTTCAATACCGCCAGAGCTTGGTAAGCTTAAAAAACTAGAGCAGTTAATGTTGTGGCAGAATAGTCTTGTTGGGGTGATCCCAGAAGAAATTGGCAATTGCAGTAGCTTGAAAATGATTGATATATCATTGAATTCTCTATCCGGAACCATACCTTTAACTTTAGGTGGCCTTTCGGAGCTTCAAGATTTCATGATTAGTAATAACAATGTGTCCGGGTTCATACCGTCAAATCTTTCCAATGCTACAAATCTTTTACAGTTACAATTTGATACAAATCAGATCTCAGGTTTGATCCCACCAGAGCTTGGGATGTTGTCAAATCTCACGGTGTTCTTTGCTTGGGATAACCAGCTTGAAGGAAGCATTCCTTCCACTTTGGATAGTTGTAGAAATCTCGAAGCACTAGATTTATCTCACAATGCACTCACAGGTAGTATTCCTCCTGGCCTGTTTCAGCTCCAAAACCTCACAAAGCTGCTCTTGATTTCCAATGATATTTCGGGTTCAATACCACCAGAAATTGGCAATTGCAGTTCTCTCGTGAGGCTACGGCTTGGAAGCAACAGGATAGCTGGTGGGATTCCTAACACAATAGGTAATCTCAGGAGATTAAATTTTCTTGATCTGGCTGGAAATCGTCTTTCTGGGTCGGTGCCTGATGAGATTGGAAGTTGTACAGAATTGCAAATGATAGACCTCAGCAACAACATTTTAGAAGGTCCTACACCTAATTCATTTTCATCTCTATCCGGGCTCCAGGTCTTGGATATttcgtccaacaaaatttccgGTCAGATTCCAGCAAGCTTCGGTCGTCTTGTTTCCTTAAACAAACTCATTCTAAGTAGGAATTCATTCTCTGGATTGATTCCTCCATCTCTCGGTCTTTGTTCAAGTCTCCAATTGCTTGATCTCAGCAACAATGAGCTTACAGGTGGAATCCCGACGGAACTGGGTCGGATTGAAGCTCTCGAAATCGCTCTCAATCTCAGTTACAATGGACTCACTGGTCCAATCCCGACTCAGATATCTGCTCTCAATAAACTTTCCATCCTAGACCTTTCTCATAACAAGCTAGAGGGGGATTTGAATCCACTTTCTGGGCTTGTGAATCTTGTTTCGCTCAATATCTCCTACAATAACTTTACTGGTTATCTTCCTGACAACAAGCTTTTTCGGCAATTATCACTAATGGATCTAGCTGGAAACCAAGGACTCTGTTCTTCGAGACACGACTCATGTTTCTTGGGCGATGTTGGCAGGACAGGACTAGCAAGAAATGAGGATGATCTGAGGCGGTCGCGGAAACTTAAACTAGCAATTGCCTTGCTGATCACCCTGACAGTGGCAATGCTGGTTATGGGCATGACTGCAGTCATAAGGGCACGAAGAAGCATCAGAAATGATGATGACTCGGAATTGGGAGACTTATGGCCATGGCAATTCACTCCATTCCAGAAACTAAGTTTCTCTGTAGACCAAGTGCTGAGATGCTTAATAGATGCCAACGTGATTGGAAAAGGGTGTTCTGGGGTCGTTTATCGAGCCGATATGGACAACGGTGAAGTGATTGCAGTGAAAAAGCTCTGGCCTTCGACAACTGCTGGAGCCGACGACTGTAATGACGATAAATGTGGAGTTCGTGATTCCTTCTCTGCAGAGGTGAAAACCCTTGGCTCAATCCGTCATAAGAACATTGTCAGGTTCCTGGGCTGCTGTTGGAATCGAAACACAAGGTTGCTCATGTATGATTATATGCCTAATGGAAGCCTGGGAAGTCTACTCCATGAGAGGACAGGAAATGCCTTGGAATGGGAACTTAGGTACCAAATTTTGTTGGGGGCAGCACAAGGCCTCGCTTATTTACACCATGATTGTGCCCCTCCAATTGTTCACAGGGACATCAAGGCCAACAACATCCTAATTGGTCTTGAATTTGAGCCTTATATTGCTGATTTTGGCCTAGCCAAGCTTGTTGAGGATGGAGACTTTGCTCGGTCTTCCAATACTGTTGCTGGCTCTTATGGATACATTGCTCCTG aatatgGATACATGATGAAGATCACCGAAAAGAGTGACGTTTACAGCTTCGGCGTAGTGGTCTTGGAGGTCTTGACAGGAAAGCAACCAATCGATCCAACAATACCGGAAGGGATCCATCTAGTGGATTGGGTTA CAAAAAGAGGAGGAATTGAGGTCCTAGATCCAAGCCTCCTATCTAGACCAGAATCAGATATAGAGGAAATGATGCAAGCATTAGGCATAGCCATATTATGCGTAAACTCCTCCCCTGATGAAAGACCAACCATGAAAGATGTGGCGGCAATGTTCAAGGAAATTAAACATGAAAGAGAGGAATATGCAAAGGTGGATGCCCTCCTGATCAAGGGTTCTCCAGTAAGCAATGTTCAAGAAAATAAGAACTCTAGTGGTGTTCCAGCCACTTCATCATCAAGACCTGCTATGCAAAGCTTGCTGTCTAAAAGCAATAACACTAGCTTTTCTGCCTCCTCACTACTTTACTCATCTTCCTCCGGTgccaaaatttaa